The following are encoded together in the Streptomyces sp. NBC_01465 genome:
- a CDS encoding carbohydrate ABC transporter permease: MTTTTTGGTRPGATAPTAPAAKAIRARHGARGSTLTFWLFAGPFLAGLLLFVYVPVGWSFYLSLFQAQNTVAPTKFVGLDNYKDILTEGPFTDSLWTFTLFALIVVPLTYALALALALLVHRIRVARAFFRSVFFIPTACSYVVASMVWKLSIFNGVRFGLANTVLSWFGIEPVAWIGTVSPPWYWLVLVTVRLWLQLGFYMILFLAALQQIPKELYEAAWTDGARPGWQTFRHITLPQLRTTSVAVVLLLLIAAYQAFDEFYNLLPNTPYARPPLVYLYYTALGQGQDFGHGSAGALVLSALITMVTLLQGRIFGFGKADS; the protein is encoded by the coding sequence ATGACAACCACCACCACCGGTGGCACCCGGCCGGGCGCCACCGCGCCAACCGCCCCTGCGGCAAAGGCGATACGTGCCAGGCACGGGGCGCGAGGCAGCACCCTCACCTTCTGGCTCTTCGCGGGTCCCTTCCTCGCCGGTCTCCTGCTGTTCGTCTACGTTCCGGTCGGCTGGAGCTTTTACCTGAGCCTCTTCCAGGCCCAGAACACGGTCGCCCCGACGAAGTTCGTCGGCCTGGACAACTACAAGGACATCCTCACCGAGGGACCGTTCACCGACAGCCTGTGGACCTTCACGCTCTTCGCACTGATCGTCGTCCCTCTCACCTACGCCCTGGCGTTGGCGCTCGCGCTGCTCGTCCACCGCATCCGCGTCGCCCGCGCCTTCTTCCGCTCGGTGTTCTTCATACCCACCGCCTGCTCGTACGTCGTGGCCTCGATGGTGTGGAAGCTGTCGATCTTCAACGGGGTGCGCTTCGGTCTCGCCAACACCGTCCTGAGCTGGTTCGGGATCGAACCCGTCGCCTGGATCGGCACCGTCTCCCCGCCCTGGTACTGGCTGGTGCTGGTCACCGTACGGCTCTGGCTCCAGCTCGGCTTCTACATGATCCTCTTCCTGGCCGCCCTCCAGCAGATCCCCAAAGAGCTGTACGAAGCTGCCTGGACGGACGGTGCCCGGCCCGGCTGGCAGACCTTCCGGCACATCACCCTGCCGCAACTGCGCACGACCTCGGTCGCCGTGGTGCTCCTCCTGCTGATCGCGGCCTACCAGGCGTTCGACGAGTTCTACAACCTGCTGCCCAACACCCCTTACGCACGGCCGCCGTTGGTCTACCTCTACTACACGGCACTCGGACAGGGGCAGGACTTCGGCCACGGCAGCGCCGGGGCGCTGGTGCTGTCGGCGCTCATCACGATGGTGACGCTGCTGCAGGGCAGGATCTTCGGCTTCGGAAAGGCGGACAGCTGA
- a CDS encoding carbohydrate ABC transporter permease, protein MATSSTTTHAPSRSRARRGRGGSVAVYTVAAVAALLFLVPFYLLIRNSLASDADLTGAKWKFFPTSLHWENISELFNDPAVPMAHSMWNSLVVGVLGTAGQLLVCSLAGYAMARIPYRHANKIFYAVLTTLMIPSAVTFVPSFVLVSSLGWVSSLQGLIVPGLFSGFTAFLFRQYFLGFPKELEEAARIDGLGSWGTYWRIVVPNSTGFFAAIAVITFITNWNAFLWPLVIGQDQSSWTVQVALSTFTTAQTVNIHELFLAATVSILPLVFVFLFLQRYLVQGVAQTGIKG, encoded by the coding sequence ATGGCCACCTCCTCCACCACCACCCATGCCCCCAGCCGTTCACGCGCGAGGCGCGGACGGGGCGGCAGCGTCGCCGTCTACACCGTCGCCGCCGTCGCGGCGCTGCTGTTCCTGGTCCCGTTCTATCTGCTGATCCGCAACAGCCTGGCCAGCGACGCCGACCTCACGGGGGCGAAGTGGAAGTTCTTTCCGACCTCGCTGCACTGGGAGAACATCTCCGAGTTGTTCAACGACCCCGCGGTACCCATGGCGCACAGCATGTGGAACTCGCTCGTCGTCGGAGTGCTCGGCACCGCCGGGCAGCTGCTGGTCTGCTCCCTGGCCGGCTACGCAATGGCCCGCATCCCGTACCGGCACGCCAACAAGATCTTCTACGCGGTGCTGACCACCCTCATGATCCCCAGCGCGGTCACCTTCGTGCCCAGCTTCGTCCTCGTGTCGTCACTGGGCTGGGTCTCCAGCCTGCAGGGTCTGATCGTGCCCGGCCTGTTCAGCGGCTTCACCGCCTTCCTCTTCCGCCAGTACTTCCTCGGCTTCCCCAAGGAACTGGAGGAGGCCGCCCGGATCGACGGTCTCGGCAGCTGGGGCACGTACTGGCGGATCGTCGTCCCCAACTCCACCGGCTTCTTCGCGGCCATCGCGGTGATCACCTTCATCACCAACTGGAACGCCTTCCTGTGGCCGCTGGTCATCGGCCAGGACCAGTCCAGCTGGACGGTGCAGGTGGCCCTGTCGACCTTCACCACCGCACAGACCGTCAACATCCACGAGCTGTTCCTCGCCGCCACCGTGTCCATCCTGCCGCTGGTGTTCGTCTTCCTTTTCCTCCAGCGATACCTGGTCCAAGGCGTCGCACAGACCGGCATCAAGGGCTGA